One Egicoccus halophilus genomic region harbors:
- a CDS encoding ExeM/NucH family extracellular endonuclease: MRRTTLLVLLAMLTSALPLASSGAIAQEAGPTLVLSQVYGGGGNASAPYNRDYVEVFNRGSAPVSLDGLSVQYASGTGTGNFGANAGQLVSLGGTVAPGGYHLVALGGGSTGADLPAPDSTGTINMSASAGKVALVDGTDGLGCNGGSTACDAAQLARIVDLVGFGSANFFEGSGAAPTLSNTTAAFRADGGCTDTDDNAADFVADGPAPRNSATPTSPCGEAGEPVGPIVVVSQVYGGGGNSGSIYTNDFVELFNRGDQTATVDGWVVGYASATGSSWNTTTLSGTIPAGGYLLVQQAAGSGGTTPLPTPDVTGTASMSATAGKVALATSSAALTGTCPTDVVDLVGFGGTANCFEGSAPTPAPSNTNAVLRADAGCVDTGDNAADFATGTPAPRNSATDANPCGAVLPDPDPDPDPDPDPDPEFPADVCTATSDDLTVINEIQGAGSVTPIAGELVLTRGVVTADHTSGGESGVPANQGLRGFFVEAIAADRDADPATSEGLFVFDGAGVFDGKVGDLVHVVGRPAEQFDVTQLSADQLAVCTGTGVDTTLPPPAELPLPTHPDDRDQVFEPLESMRVVHPELTVVEFFQIERFGEVRLSSGGVLANPTNVVDPRDDAAYQAVVDYNAANNIILDDGRTGQNLDPLPYVVPGDTLRIGDQLRDVPTILHYAFNEWRLQPIDVGEITEELRDNRTRPRPQTPPEVGGSLTVASFNVLNYFNGDGYFVGDDPATAQGFPTSRGAVTPSEFERQTEKIVDAIVRMDADVLGLIEIENDEGPRQAAAALVDAVNTTLGTEAYDYLDTGVIGTDAIKLAFIYKPSTVAPTGDYAILDSSVDPRFEDNRSRPMLTQTFTELATGEAVTVSVNHLKSKGSACAAADNDPRQGNCNGVRLRAAQAIADFLATNPTGQESRGDLIIGDLNAYAQEDPIRALQQAGYTDLLDAFAADGEMPYTYTFDATQGYLDHALADAALLEYVTGAAAWNINADEVPAIDYLESCCGRFRTADVAQRFYDPSAFRSSDHDPVIVGLQLADAPVTPSAPSSKDECKGGGWRTFTDPTFRNQGQCVAWVASGGKNHLG; this comes from the coding sequence ATGCGTCGAACCACCCTGCTGGTGTTGCTCGCCATGCTCACCAGCGCCCTCCCCCTGGCCTCTTCGGGGGCCATCGCCCAGGAGGCCGGGCCAACGCTCGTCCTCAGCCAGGTCTACGGCGGCGGCGGCAATGCCAGCGCCCCGTACAACCGTGACTACGTCGAGGTCTTCAACCGCGGCAGCGCCCCGGTGTCCCTCGACGGCCTGTCGGTCCAGTACGCCTCCGGCACCGGCACCGGCAACTTCGGCGCCAACGCCGGCCAGCTCGTGTCGCTCGGCGGCACGGTCGCGCCCGGTGGCTACCACCTCGTCGCCCTCGGCGGCGGGAGCACCGGCGCCGATCTGCCGGCACCCGACAGCACCGGCACCATCAACATGTCCGCCAGCGCGGGCAAGGTCGCGCTCGTCGACGGCACCGACGGCCTCGGCTGCAACGGCGGCAGCACCGCCTGCGACGCCGCGCAGCTGGCACGCATCGTCGACCTCGTCGGGTTCGGCAGCGCCAACTTCTTCGAGGGCAGTGGCGCCGCGCCGACGCTGAGCAACACGACGGCCGCGTTCCGTGCCGACGGCGGGTGCACCGACACCGACGACAACGCCGCCGACTTCGTCGCCGACGGCCCCGCACCGCGCAACAGCGCCACACCCACCAGCCCCTGCGGCGAGGCCGGTGAGCCCGTCGGCCCGATCGTCGTGGTCAGCCAGGTCTACGGCGGCGGCGGCAACAGCGGATCCATCTACACCAACGACTTCGTCGAACTGTTCAACCGCGGCGACCAGACCGCGACCGTGGACGGCTGGGTCGTCGGCTACGCCTCGGCGACCGGCAGCAGCTGGAACACCACCACGCTGAGCGGCACGATCCCGGCCGGCGGCTACCTGCTCGTGCAGCAGGCCGCGGGTTCCGGCGGTACCACGCCGTTGCCCACCCCGGACGTCACCGGCACCGCCAGCATGTCGGCCACCGCCGGCAAGGTCGCCCTGGCCACCTCGAGCGCCGCACTGACCGGCACCTGCCCCACCGACGTCGTCGACCTCGTCGGCTTCGGCGGCACGGCCAACTGCTTCGAGGGCTCCGCCCCCACCCCGGCACCGAGCAACACCAACGCGGTGCTGCGCGCCGACGCCGGCTGCGTCGACACCGGCGACAACGCGGCCGACTTCGCCACCGGCACGCCCGCCCCGCGCAACAGCGCGACGGACGCCAACCCGTGCGGTGCGGTCCTCCCGGACCCGGACCCGGATCCCGATCCCGATCCCGACCCGGACCCCGAGTTCCCCGCGGACGTGTGCACGGCCACCAGCGACGACCTGACCGTCATCAACGAGATCCAGGGTGCCGGCTCGGTCACGCCGATCGCCGGTGAGCTGGTCCTCACCCGCGGGGTGGTCACCGCCGACCACACCTCGGGCGGCGAGAGCGGCGTGCCGGCCAACCAGGGCCTGCGCGGCTTCTTCGTCGAGGCGATCGCGGCCGACCGTGACGCCGACCCGGCCACCTCCGAGGGCCTGTTCGTCTTCGACGGCGCCGGGGTCTTCGACGGCAAGGTCGGCGACCTCGTCCACGTCGTGGGCCGTCCCGCCGAGCAGTTCGACGTCACCCAGCTCAGTGCCGACCAGTTGGCCGTGTGCACCGGCACCGGGGTCGACACGACCCTGCCCCCGCCGGCCGAGCTGCCCCTGCCGACCCACCCCGACGACCGCGACCAGGTCTTCGAGCCGCTCGAGTCGATGCGGGTCGTGCACCCCGAGCTGACGGTCGTCGAGTTCTTCCAGATCGAACGGTTCGGCGAGGTCCGCCTGTCGTCGGGTGGCGTGCTCGCCAACCCGACCAACGTGGTCGACCCGCGCGACGACGCGGCCTACCAGGCGGTCGTCGACTACAACGCGGCCAACAACATCATCCTCGACGACGGTCGGACGGGCCAGAACCTCGACCCGCTCCCCTACGTCGTGCCGGGTGACACGCTGCGCATCGGTGACCAGCTGCGCGACGTCCCGACGATCCTGCACTACGCCTTCAACGAGTGGCGCCTCCAGCCGATCGACGTCGGCGAGATCACCGAGGAACTGCGCGACAACCGGACCCGCCCGCGTCCGCAGACGCCGCCGGAGGTCGGCGGCAGCCTGACGGTCGCGAGCTTCAACGTCCTCAACTACTTCAACGGCGACGGCTACTTCGTCGGTGACGACCCCGCGACCGCGCAGGGCTTCCCGACCTCGCGTGGCGCGGTCACCCCGTCGGAGTTCGAGCGGCAGACCGAGAAGATCGTCGACGCGATCGTGCGCATGGACGCCGACGTGCTGGGCCTGATCGAGATCGAGAACGACGAGGGCCCGCGCCAGGCCGCGGCCGCGCTCGTCGACGCCGTCAACACCACGCTGGGCACCGAGGCGTACGACTACCTCGACACCGGCGTGATCGGCACCGACGCGATCAAGCTCGCGTTCATCTACAAGCCGTCCACGGTGGCACCGACCGGCGACTACGCGATCCTCGACAGCTCGGTCGACCCGCGCTTCGAGGACAACCGCAGCCGTCCGATGCTGACGCAGACCTTCACCGAGCTCGCCACCGGCGAGGCGGTGACGGTGTCGGTCAACCACCTCAAGTCGAAGGGTTCGGCCTGCGCCGCCGCCGACAACGACCCCCGCCAGGGCAACTGCAACGGGGTGCGTCTGCGCGCGGCACAGGCGATCGCCGACTTCCTGGCGACCAACCCGACCGGGCAGGAGTCCCGCGGTGACCTGATCATCGGCGACCTCAACGCCTACGCGCAGGAGGACCCGATCCGGGCGCTGCAGCAGGCCGGCTACACCGACCTGCTGGACGCCTTCGCGGCCGACGGCGAGATGCCCTACACCTACACGTTCGACGCCACGCAGGGCTACCTCGACCACGCGCTGGCCGACGCCGCCCTGCTCGAGTACGTGACCGGCGCGGCGGCATGGAACATCAACGCCGACGAGGTCCCGGCCATCGACTACCTCGAGTCGTGCTGTGGCCGGTTCCGCACCGCCGACGTCGCGCAGCGCTTCTACGACCCGAGCGCGTTCCGCTCGTCGGACCACGACCCGGTGATCGTCGGCCTGCAGCTGGCCGACGCACCGGTGACACCGTCGGCGCCGTCCAGCAAGGACGAGTGCAAGGGCGGCGGCTGGCGGACCTTCACCGATCCGACGTTCCGCAACCAGGGCCAGTGCGTGGCCTGGGTGGCGTCGGGCG
- a CDS encoding acetyl/propionyl/methylcrotonyl-CoA carboxylase subunit alpha, protein MFDAVLVANRGEIAIRVLRACRELGVRSVAVYSEVDRDAPHVRLADEAYLLGPAPAAESYLNIDRILSVAHAAGVDAIHPGYGFLSENADFAEAVAAAGLTFVGPPAEAIRRMGDKLSARAVALAAGVPVVPGTLEPTDDPEVAIAFGDEHGYPVAVKAMFGGGGRGMKVVRDAEQMREALEAAQREAKAAFGRGECYLERYLERPRHIEIQVLGDLDGTLIHLGERDCSLQRRHQKLVEEAPAAGITQGLRDRIGRAAIEVAREMGYFNAGTCEFLLDPSAAPSGGADDDVPFYFLEMNTRLQVEHPVTEMVTGVDLAQAQLRIASGDGMGLTQDDVVLTGHAIEARINAEEPATNFLPTPGLITKLVPPQGPWVRFDTGAESDYEVPRDYDSMIAKLIVWGADRPAAIARMRRALDELVLEGIPTTVTFHALAMRNEQFAAGEHATSSVEREWDLSSLAPQGPATAGTGDDPEPSREVTVEVDGKRLGVRVFGELAAGGGGGGGSRTATKRRSRGGASGTARAAASSEDLVAPMQGTVVKYAVAEGDTVAAGDLVAVLEAMKMENNITAHRDGTVTSVGYAAGDVVESGAVLARIEDAG, encoded by the coding sequence ATGTTCGACGCCGTCCTGGTCGCCAACCGCGGGGAGATCGCGATCCGCGTTCTCCGCGCCTGCCGGGAGCTCGGCGTGCGCAGCGTCGCCGTCTACTCCGAGGTCGACCGCGACGCGCCCCACGTGCGCCTGGCCGACGAGGCGTACCTGTTGGGACCGGCGCCAGCGGCCGAGTCCTACCTGAACATCGACAGGATCCTCTCGGTGGCGCACGCCGCCGGGGTCGACGCGATCCATCCCGGCTACGGCTTCCTGTCGGAGAACGCCGACTTCGCCGAGGCGGTCGCCGCCGCCGGGCTGACGTTCGTCGGCCCGCCCGCCGAGGCGATCCGGCGGATGGGCGACAAGCTCTCCGCCCGCGCGGTGGCGCTCGCGGCCGGCGTGCCGGTCGTCCCGGGCACGCTGGAGCCGACCGACGACCCGGAGGTCGCCATCGCCTTCGGCGACGAGCACGGCTACCCGGTCGCGGTCAAGGCGATGTTCGGTGGTGGTGGACGCGGCATGAAGGTCGTGCGCGACGCCGAGCAGATGCGCGAGGCCCTCGAGGCCGCCCAGCGTGAGGCCAAGGCCGCCTTCGGCCGCGGCGAGTGCTACCTCGAGCGCTACCTCGAGCGCCCCCGCCACATCGAGATCCAGGTGCTCGGTGACCTCGACGGCACGCTGATCCACCTCGGCGAGCGCGACTGCTCCCTGCAGCGCCGCCACCAGAAGCTGGTCGAGGAGGCCCCGGCCGCCGGCATCACGCAGGGCCTGCGCGACCGCATCGGCCGGGCCGCCATCGAGGTCGCCCGCGAGATGGGCTACTTCAACGCCGGCACGTGCGAGTTCCTCCTCGACCCATCGGCTGCGCCTTCCGGGGGAGCCGACGACGACGTGCCGTTCTACTTCCTCGAGATGAACACCCGCCTGCAGGTCGAGCACCCCGTGACCGAGATGGTCACCGGCGTCGACCTCGCGCAGGCCCAGCTGCGCATCGCCTCGGGCGACGGCATGGGGCTGACCCAGGACGACGTCGTGCTCACCGGCCACGCGATCGAGGCGCGGATCAACGCCGAGGAGCCGGCCACCAACTTTCTGCCGACCCCGGGTCTGATCACGAAGCTGGTGCCGCCACAGGGTCCGTGGGTGCGCTTCGACACCGGCGCCGAGTCGGACTACGAGGTGCCCCGCGACTACGACTCGATGATCGCCAAGCTGATCGTCTGGGGCGCCGACCGTCCGGCGGCGATCGCGCGGATGCGTCGGGCCCTCGACGAGCTGGTGCTCGAGGGCATCCCGACGACCGTGACCTTCCACGCGCTGGCGATGCGCAACGAGCAGTTCGCCGCCGGCGAGCACGCGACGAGCTCGGTCGAGCGCGAGTGGGACCTGTCGTCGCTGGCACCGCAGGGGCCGGCCACTGCAGGCACGGGCGACGACCCGGAGCCCTCGCGGGAGGTGACGGTCGAGGTCGACGGCAAGCGGCTCGGCGTGCGCGTCTTCGGCGAGCTCGCCGCGGGGGGCGGGGGCGGGGGCGGTTCGCGCACGGCCACGAAGCGACGTTCGCGTGGCGGCGCGTCGGGCACGGCCAGGGCGGCGGCCTCCAGCGAGGACCTCGTCGCCCCGATGCAGGGCACCGTCGTCAAGTACGCGGTGGCAGAGGGGGACACGGTCGCGGCCGGGGACCTCGTCGCGGTCCTCGAGGCGATGAAGATGGAGAACAACATCACCGCGCACCGCGACGGGACCGTCACCAGCGTCGGCTACGCCGCCGGTGACGTCGTCGAGTCCGGGGCCGTGCTCGCCCGCATCGAGGACGCCGGCTGA